The proteins below are encoded in one region of Mya arenaria isolate MELC-2E11 chromosome 15, ASM2691426v1:
- the LOC128218926 gene encoding CAP-Gly domain-containing linker protein 2-like, with amino-acid sequence MVLFHNVNVGQRVEVSLDWGTIRGTVGYKGCLTGKQGDWVGVLLEERVGNCDGMVNGRRYFQCQDGYGLFVRSNRLRFIPLQRCLYNKYHRVGNASFVEEPLFGNSAKPEVDNGPYDPIKITSKFHDRISTGRSYDDAADIYRTRYHPLCHPISRTIPAATMTRPRSVTLTYSSRPVHGEYEIDDPYITSPSIPKTHMPFSALRRQISRGWENSHYVREMSVPIGRDSMKRSQWNDISA; translated from the exons ATggtattgttccacaatgtGAATGTGGGGCAGCGTGTTGAGGTCAGCCTTGACTGGGGAACCATTCGAGGCACGGTCGGGTACAAGGGATGTCTGACTGGCAAACAAGGAGACTGGGTTGGAGTACTTCTCGAGGAAAGAG TTGGAAACTGCGATGGTATGGTGAATGGGCGCAGGTATTTCCAGTGTCAAGATGGCTATGGTCTGTTTGTCAGGTCAAACAGGCTCCGGTTTATTCCACTGCAAAGATG TTTGTACAACAAATACCACCGAGTCGGCAATGCTTCATTTGTGGAGGAACCTCTGTTTGGAAATTCAGCCA agCCAGAAGTTGACAACGGTCCATatgatccaataaagatcacATCCAAATTCCATGATCGAATTTCAACAGGAAGGAGCTATGATG ATGCAGCAGACATTTACAGAACGAGATACCATCCTCTTTGTCACCCGATTTCCCGCACAATCCCCGCGGCAACAATGACACGTCCCCgatcagtgaccttgacctacagCTCACGACCCGTCCATGGCGAATACGAAATTGATGACCCTTACATCACCAGCCCTTCTATTCCCAAGACGCACATGCCTTTCTCTGCTCTGAGGAGGCAGATCTCCCGAGGGTGGGAAAACTCCCACTATGTGAGGGAAATGTCTGTTCCCATTGGGAGAGATTCTATGAAGCGTTCCCAGTGGAATGATATTTCTGCTTGA
- the LOC128219951 gene encoding transcription initiation factor TFIID subunit 6-like — protein MAEKGDKDTKMNGHLTAESVKTMGESIGVGGLPDGAANYLAEDCTYRLKQIVQEATRIMHHSKKCKLTCGDFDNALRVHNVEPLYGFHAPDLIPFRYASGGGRELHFVEEKELDLSEIINSTLPKVPLDVSMKAHWLCIDGEQPAIPENPPPASKDQQKKEILDTSVKTMIDKSHKPAGRPGGDIGKAKHKPKGVSDLVKMKALSVHELSVEQQLFYKEITEACVGSDEIKRSEALQSLATDPGLHQMLPHFTSFVAEGVKVNIVQNNLALLIYLMRLMKALMENQTIYLEKYLHEFLPGVMSCIVSKQLCMRPDVDNHWALRDFAARLNALICKNFHNNVNNIQARVTKTFSKAVRSEKAALATIYGALSGLGELGPEVVHSFVVPNIRMIGDRVRQAIDGQQLTNNADRIAAENIKKLAAKYISPVLKTHRLLTDTIEDYTAEYGYLGPLLHAAVGKERSSSTSSQGPPHKPTIQISQGKPHIFLGGSGTLSTPQTPTSARPLQNITFPRTPSIPGVGQNPNQKFVIMQQPRVSSVPMQTTGVGVGGTSIVKVLPGMHGGSTGNITSGVSASTITSSGSTGGQKIVVMSGSQQPMQVQVSSGGEPGRQVFTSATGEQISIVKTEPSHL, from the exons ATGGCCGAAAAAGGTGACAAAGACACTAAAATGAATGGTCATCTGACAGCCGAGTCTGTTAAAACAATGGGTGAATCTATCGGAGTTGGGGGCCTACCTGATGGGGCAGCTAACTACTTGGCAGAAGACTGCACATACAGACTAAAACAGATTGTTCAG GAAGCTACAAGAATCATGCATCAcagcaaaaaatgtaaattgacaTGTGGAGACTTCGACAATGCTCTTAGAGTGCACAATGTAGAG CCATTGTATGGGTTCCATGCCCCAGACTTGATCCCCTTCCGTTATGCAAGTGGTGGAGGCAGGGAGCTTCACTTTGTGGAGGAAAAAGAGCTGGACCTCAGTGAAATAATCAACTCTACCCTACCAAAGGTGCCCCTTGATGTCTCCATGAAAG CCCACTGGTTGTGTATTGATGGTGAGCAGCCAGCCATTCCAGAAAACCCACCACCTGCAAGTAAAGATCAGCAGAAGAAGGAAATACTCGATACCTCCGTCAAAA CCATGATAGACAAGAGCCACAAGCCCGCAGGCAGGCCGGGCGGGGACATAGGGAAGGCTAAACACAAGCCTAAAGGTGTCTCCGACCTCGTGAAGATGAAGGCTCTCAGTGTTCACGAATTGTCTGTG GAGCAACAACTATTCTACAAGGAGATCACAGAAGCATGTGTCGGCTCAGACGAGATCAAGCGCTCCGAGGCCCTCCAGTCTCTTGCCACAGACCCTGGCCTGCACCAGATGCTGCCTCATTTCACGTCATTTGTTGCTGAGGGG GTAAAGGTGAACATAGTACAGAACAACCTGGCCTTGCTCATCTACCTGATGAGGTTGATGAAAGCACTCATGGAGAACCAGACCATCTACCTCGAGAAATAT CTGCATGAGTTCCTGCCTGGAGTGATGTCATGCATTGTGAGTAAGCAGTTGTGTATGAGGCCAGATGTGGACAATCACTGGGCTCTCAGAGACTTTGCAGCCAGGCTAAATGCTCTCATATGCAA AAATTTCCAcaacaatgtaaacaacatcCAGGCGCGTGTGACTAAGACGTTCAGTAAGGCTGTACGGTCGGAGAAGGCGGCCCTGGCCACAATATACGGAGCACTCAGCGGACTCGGGGAATTGGGGCCAGAG GTTGTTCACTCGTTTGTGGTGCCGAACATTCGTATGATCGGGGACCGAGTGAGACAGGCAATAGATGGGCAACAACTTACTAACAACGCTGACAGGATTGCCGCCGAAAATATAAAGAAACTTGCAGCG AAGTATATCTCACCGGTGTTGAAGACACACCGTCTGCTGACAGACACTATAGAGGACTACACAGCGGAATACGGCTACTTGGGTCCACTCTTACATGCCGCTGTTGGGAAGGAGAGGAGTTCTTCCACCTCCAGTCAGGGTCCCCCTCATAAGCCAACTATACAGATATCACAG GGCAAGCCCCATATATTTCTGGGAGGGTCAGGCACCTTGTCCACGCCACAGACGCCCACATCTGCACGTCCCCtacaaaacattacatttcCCCGCACCCCATCCATCCCTGGAGTTGGTCAAAACCCTAACCAGAAGTTTGTCATCATGCAGCAACCAAGGGTGTCATCAGTACCCATGCAGACCACGGGAGTGGGAGTGGGTGGCACTTCAATAGTAAAAGTCCTTCCAGGAATGCATGGAGGGTCAACGGGTAACATTACCAGTGGTGTCAGTGCTAGTACCATAACATCGTCAGGGAGTACAGGAGGGCAGAAGATTGTTGTCATGTCTGGTTCCCAGCAGCCTATGCAGGTGCAGGTGTCTTCAGGAGGGGAACCAGGCAGGCAGGTGTTCACTTCCGCCACAGGCGAGCAGATCTCCATAGTGAAAACAGAACCATCACATTTGTGA